The following proteins come from a genomic window of Triticum aestivum cultivar Chinese Spring chromosome 6A, IWGSC CS RefSeq v2.1, whole genome shotgun sequence:
- the LOC123129634 gene encoding vegetative cell wall protein gp1, translating into MELIEEAREEVLGAARACIGRRSNPSPHRTPPPSSQSPRCRRHLLPVPAPPDPPPPRPLPPTADLAVLLDHASPERERGVAPSDYGCSPSSLLLRASPAPRRPGALLLFIPSKSPLPTAARNQDPIPSPPIQSSPAATEIQPDPPSSMATAGNAPAPASASRPSSSSTRATEVPSPAARCATRT; encoded by the exons atggagttgatcgaggaggcccgcgaggaggttctcggggccgcccGCGCCTGCATCGGACGCAG ATCAAACCCCTCCCcccatcgcacccctcctccctcctcccaatctcctcgctgccgccgccacctcctccccgtccCGGCCCCTCCCGATCCACCTCCTCCCCGTCCTCTCCCACCCACCGccgacctcgccgtcctcctcgaccacgcctcgccggagagagagagaggcgtcgCCCCCAGCGACTACGGCTgttccccctcctccctcctccttcgcgcctcacccgcgccgcgccgccccggcgcGCTGCTGCTATTTATTCCCTCCAAATCGCCATTGCCCACAGCAGCAAGGAATCAAGATCCAATCCCGTCCCCTCCCATCCAATCCTCCCCCGCGGCAACAGAGATCCAGCCAGATCCGCCTAGTTCCATGGCGACCGCCGGCAACGCCCCCGCTCCCGCAAGCGCATCGAGGCCATCGTCCTCAAGCACGCGCGCGACGGAAGTGCCTTCACCAGCTG CGAGGTGTGCAACAAGGACGTAG